The Alteripontixanthobacter sp. genome has a window encoding:
- a CDS encoding response regulator, which produces MVLIAEDELIVGLDLCNTIEEAGFRTEGPHENISSVLLAMQKDKPDLAILDINLSDGQVFPLAKMLMDEDVPVIFHSGAYDRRSVEVRFPGVAALNKPCSPPEMIMAARKALKPA; this is translated from the coding sequence ATGGTGCTTATTGCGGAGGACGAGCTGATCGTCGGCCTCGACCTGTGCAATACGATTGAGGAAGCAGGGTTTCGCACCGAAGGTCCGCATGAAAACATCTCCTCGGTGCTGCTGGCGATGCAGAAGGACAAGCCCGACCTCGCCATACTCGACATCAACCTCAGCGACGGGCAGGTCTTCCCGCTCGCCAAGATGCTCATGGACGAGGACGTCCCGGTAATCTTCCATTCCGGCGCCTATGATCGTCGTTCTGTCGAAGTGCGGTTCCCCGGCGTTGCGGCGTTGAACAAGCCCTGCTCTCCGCCGGAAATGATTATGGCTGCACGCAAGGCTCTGAAACCGGCATAG
- the ggt gene encoding gamma-glutamyltransferase translates to MKYLALISTALTLMAAPASAHEAEPATERAHFTESIGPGARPVGADWSRSPVIAQHGMAATAHPLASQVALDILKAGGSAVDAAIAANAALGLMEPTGNGIGGDLFAIVYDPGSEQLYGINGSGRSPKGQTLDQLLQKLGGADALPAVGPLPVTIPGTVDAWFAMHGRFGKLAMSDVLAPTVRYAREGHPVAPVIAMYLERSLRAYTARQKDTPFEFDNARAVWFADGNAPEAGEIFRNPDLARTLEAIGREGRDAFYEGELAQVMVDYLQRQGSAFTLEDFAEHSSQWVEPACAEYRSGYELCELPPNGQGFAALQMVNILKNMDLSKIERGSPEFIHMLTEAKRLAHADVARFYADPDFTRLPEELLSEEYGRQRFAQIDPMRATPEFQPGEIEVEPKLEGEGDTTYLTVVDGDGMMVSLIQSNYRGMGGGLVPDGLGFMFQDRGELFSLDPAHPNAYEPGKRPFHTIIPAFVKKDGQPYMTLGLMGGGMQPQGHVQILMNMVDYGMNLQEAGDAARINHDGGRQPTEPLAGPSIDPLGTLHVEPGISAETIAALRAMGHTVEVIDNGIMFGGYQAIARDPETGVLTGATEMRKDGTVAGY, encoded by the coding sequence ATGAAATACCTTGCCCTTATCTCCACCGCCCTGACCCTGATGGCCGCGCCTGCAAGCGCGCATGAGGCGGAGCCGGCGACCGAGCGTGCCCATTTCACCGAAAGTATCGGCCCCGGCGCCCGCCCCGTTGGCGCGGACTGGTCGCGCAGCCCGGTCATTGCGCAGCATGGCATGGCCGCAACCGCGCACCCGCTCGCCAGCCAGGTCGCACTCGACATACTGAAAGCGGGCGGCAGTGCGGTGGATGCCGCAATTGCCGCCAATGCGGCGCTTGGATTGATGGAACCGACGGGCAACGGAATCGGTGGCGACCTGTTTGCGATCGTCTACGATCCGGGATCCGAACAGCTTTACGGCATCAACGGATCGGGCCGGTCCCCCAAGGGCCAGACGCTGGACCAGCTGCTGCAAAAGCTGGGGGGTGCGGACGCCCTGCCCGCCGTGGGTCCGCTGCCGGTGACCATACCCGGCACGGTGGATGCGTGGTTCGCCATGCATGGCCGCTTCGGCAAACTTGCGATGAGCGACGTGCTCGCCCCCACAGTGCGCTATGCGAGAGAAGGCCATCCGGTTGCGCCGGTTATCGCCATGTATCTGGAACGGTCGCTGCGCGCCTATACCGCCCGGCAAAAGGATACGCCCTTCGAATTCGACAATGCCCGCGCCGTGTGGTTCGCCGACGGCAACGCGCCGGAAGCAGGCGAGATCTTCCGCAATCCCGATCTCGCACGCACGCTGGAGGCCATCGGGCGCGAGGGGCGCGACGCGTTTTACGAAGGCGAATTGGCGCAGGTGATGGTAGATTACCTCCAGCGCCAGGGCAGCGCGTTTACCTTGGAAGATTTTGCCGAACATTCCAGCCAATGGGTCGAACCGGCCTGCGCTGAATATCGCAGCGGTTACGAATTATGCGAGCTGCCGCCCAACGGACAGGGCTTCGCCGCCTTGCAGATGGTCAATATCCTGAAAAACATGGATCTATCCAAGATCGAGCGGGGCAGCCCCGAATTCATCCATATGCTGACCGAGGCGAAGCGGCTGGCCCATGCCGATGTTGCGCGGTTCTATGCCGATCCGGATTTCACCCGCCTCCCCGAAGAATTGCTGAGCGAGGAATATGGCCGCCAGCGTTTCGCCCAGATCGACCCGATGCGCGCTACCCCGGAATTCCAGCCCGGAGAAATCGAAGTCGAACCCAAGCTGGAGGGCGAAGGCGACACGACTTATCTCACCGTGGTCGATGGCGACGGGATGATGGTCAGCCTGATCCAGTCCAATTACCGCGGTATGGGCGGCGGGCTGGTGCCCGATGGGCTCGGCTTCATGTTTCAGGATCGCGGCGAGCTGTTCAGCCTCGATCCGGCGCATCCCAATGCCTACGAACCCGGCAAACGGCCGTTCCACACGATCATTCCCGCTTTCGTAAAAAAGGACGGACAGCCTTACATGACGCTGGGCCTGATGGGCGGCGGGATGCAGCCGCAGGGACACGTCCAGATCCTGATGAACATGGTCGATTACGGAATGAACCTGCAGGAAGCTGGCGACGCCGCGCGGATCAATCATGATGGCGGGCGCCAACCGACCGAGCCGCTGGCCGGACCCTCAATCGATCCGCTGGGGACGTTGCACGTAGAGCCGGGGATCTCGGCGGAAACCATCGCGGCGCTGCGGGCGATGGGACATACGGTCGAAGTGATCGATAATGGCATCATGTTCGGCGGATACCAGGCCATCGCGCGCGATCCGGAAACCGGCGTGCTGACCGGCGCGACCGAGATGCGCAAGGATGGCACGGTCGCGGGCTATTGA
- a CDS encoding CoA ester lyase — protein MTQPPPLLRSVLYLPANRASAVAKARRADCDAVILDLEDAVGPEAKDEARDAAIAAASEGGFGERLLVVRANGLDTQWGAADLSALGKSSVTTVLLPKISSADDVKTARDRLPEHITMWIMLETCAAFLDLPSIAHAAKDCDVRAFVLGTNDLALEMRCTLTSDRMSVLPLLTQAVVAARTHDIAAIDGVFNDLADEAGLASECRQGAALGFNGKTVIHPRQLTAANAAFGPSDAALGQARSIAAAFAAPENAGKGVIKHEGRMAELLHLREAERIIAQAEAIARRSAAANTTD, from the coding sequence TTGACCCAGCCCCCTCCCCTGCTCCGCTCGGTCCTGTATCTGCCGGCAAACCGCGCCAGCGCGGTTGCCAAGGCACGCCGAGCGGATTGCGATGCGGTCATTCTCGATCTGGAAGATGCGGTGGGGCCGGAGGCAAAGGACGAGGCGCGCGATGCCGCGATTGCTGCTGCCAGCGAAGGCGGTTTCGGCGAACGCCTGTTGGTCGTTCGCGCCAACGGGCTGGATACCCAGTGGGGTGCGGCGGACCTATCAGCGCTCGGCAAGAGCTCGGTCACTACGGTCTTGCTTCCGAAAATTTCCAGTGCGGACGATGTAAAAACGGCTCGGGATCGGCTGCCTGAACACATTACAATGTGGATCATGCTGGAAACTTGCGCGGCGTTCCTCGATTTGCCGTCCATCGCCCATGCCGCCAAGGACTGCGATGTTAGGGCATTCGTACTCGGCACCAACGATCTGGCGCTGGAAATGCGCTGCACACTCACATCGGATCGCATGAGTGTGCTGCCGCTGCTGACCCAGGCAGTCGTGGCGGCCAGGACGCACGATATTGCTGCGATCGACGGGGTGTTCAACGATCTGGCGGACGAGGCCGGGCTGGCCAGCGAATGCCGGCAAGGCGCGGCGCTCGGTTTCAACGGGAAGACTGTCATCCACCCGCGCCAGCTCACCGCTGCCAATGCGGCATTCGGCCCATCGGATGCGGCGCTTGGGCAGGCGCGCAGTATCGCTGCCGCTTTCGCCGCTCCGGAAAATGCGGGCAAAGGTGTCATCAAGCATGAAGGCCGCATGGCCGAACTGCTCCATCTGCGCGAGGCGGAGCGTATTATTGCACAGGCCGAGGCAATCGCTCGTCGTTCCGCCGCCGCGAACACTACAGACTAG
- the acs gene encoding acetate--CoA ligase, which produces MAKAVYPVSEDWSQNALIDSAAYEAKYRRSISDPDAFWREEAQRIDWIRPFDTVKDTSFDRDDFHIRWFTGGTLNITANCIDRHLVEHGEEIAIIWEPDDPSQAARRITYHELYRDVGRFANALKRQGVAKGDRVTIYLPMVPEAAIAMLACARIGAVHSVVFAGFSPEALAGRITDCQSRIVITADEGLRGGKRIPLKANVDAACEKVGQNGGQNGGVDTVILLRRTGADVPMKEGRDIDWATAIAQLPEACPPEEMDAEDPLFILYTSGSTGKPKGVLHTTGGYAVWTAMTHEAVFDYQRGADGTMPVYWCAADVGWVTGHSYVVYGPLLNGATQIMFEGVPNYPDHSRFWQVIDKYDVEIFYAAPTALRALMREGDNFVTSTSRKSLRLLGTVGEPINPEAWSWYHEVVGEGRCPIVDTWWQTETGGAMITPLPGATDLKPGSATKPIFGVQPALLDPEKGALKEGAAEGALVITDSWPGQMRTVYGDHERFFDTYFSQYPGNYFTGDGARRDEDGYYWITGRIDDVINVSGHRMGTAEIESALVAHSSVAEAAVVGMPHDVKGQGIYAYVTPVAGIEGDEELRSELVHWVRKEIGPIATPDAIQFAPALPKTRSGKIMRRILRKIASGDVGNLGDTSTLAEPDVVEKLVENRQAM; this is translated from the coding sequence ATGGCGAAAGCCGTCTATCCGGTAAGCGAAGACTGGTCGCAGAACGCGCTGATCGACAGCGCAGCTTACGAGGCGAAATATCGCCGCTCCATCAGCGATCCGGATGCATTCTGGCGCGAGGAAGCCCAGCGGATCGACTGGATAAGACCATTCGATACGGTCAAGGATACAAGCTTCGACCGCGACGATTTCCACATTCGCTGGTTCACCGGCGGCACGCTGAACATCACCGCCAACTGCATCGACCGCCATCTGGTCGAACATGGCGAAGAGATCGCGATCATCTGGGAGCCGGACGATCCATCCCAGGCAGCGCGCCGGATCACCTATCACGAGCTCTACCGCGACGTCGGACGGTTCGCCAATGCGCTGAAACGCCAAGGCGTGGCGAAAGGCGACCGGGTCACGATTTACCTGCCAATGGTGCCCGAAGCAGCGATCGCCATGCTCGCCTGCGCCCGGATCGGGGCTGTCCATTCGGTCGTGTTCGCAGGCTTCAGTCCGGAGGCGCTGGCGGGAAGGATCACCGATTGCCAGTCGCGCATCGTGATCACGGCGGATGAAGGGCTGCGCGGCGGCAAACGCATCCCGCTCAAGGCCAATGTCGATGCGGCGTGTGAGAAAGTCGGTCAAAACGGCGGACAAAACGGCGGAGTTGATACGGTCATTCTGCTGCGCCGCACCGGGGCGGATGTTCCCATGAAGGAAGGCCGCGATATCGACTGGGCCACTGCGATCGCGCAGCTGCCCGAAGCTTGTCCGCCCGAAGAAATGGACGCCGAGGACCCGCTGTTCATCCTCTACACCAGCGGATCGACCGGTAAGCCCAAGGGCGTGCTCCACACCACCGGCGGCTATGCCGTTTGGACCGCTATGACTCATGAGGCGGTGTTCGATTACCAGCGCGGCGCGGATGGGACGATGCCGGTCTATTGGTGCGCGGCCGATGTGGGCTGGGTGACCGGCCACAGCTATGTCGTTTACGGCCCGCTGCTCAACGGCGCGACACAGATAATGTTCGAAGGCGTGCCGAACTATCCCGATCACTCCCGCTTCTGGCAGGTAATCGATAAATACGACGTGGAGATTTTCTACGCCGCGCCGACCGCGCTGCGCGCCTTGATGCGCGAAGGCGATAATTTCGTCACCAGCACTTCGCGCAAATCGCTGCGCCTGCTGGGCACAGTAGGGGAGCCGATCAATCCGGAGGCGTGGAGCTGGTACCACGAAGTCGTTGGCGAGGGACGCTGCCCCATTGTCGATACGTGGTGGCAAACCGAAACCGGCGGCGCGATGATCACCCCCCTGCCCGGCGCGACCGACCTCAAGCCCGGCAGCGCGACCAAGCCGATATTCGGCGTGCAGCCCGCTTTGCTCGATCCGGAGAAGGGCGCCTTGAAGGAAGGCGCCGCAGAAGGCGCGTTGGTCATCACCGATAGCTGGCCCGGCCAGATGCGCACGGTGTATGGCGATCACGAGCGGTTTTTCGACACCTATTTCAGCCAGTATCCGGGCAACTATTTCACCGGCGACGGCGCGCGGCGGGACGAGGACGGCTATTACTGGATTACCGGGCGAATCGACGACGTGATCAATGTTTCCGGCCACCGGATGGGTACCGCGGAAATCGAAAGCGCGCTGGTTGCCCATTCCAGCGTTGCAGAGGCTGCGGTCGTCGGAATGCCCCACGATGTGAAGGGCCAGGGGATCTACGCCTATGTGACCCCGGTCGCGGGTATCGAGGGCGACGAGGAATTGCGCTCCGAGCTGGTTCACTGGGTGCGCAAGGAAATCGGCCCCATCGCCACACCCGATGCCATCCAGTTCGCGCCCGCTTTGCCCAAGACCCGCAGCGGCAAGATCATGCGGCGGATATTGCGCAAGATCGCCAGCGGCGATGTCGGCAATCTGGGCGACACCTCTACTCTGGCAGAACCCGATGTGGTTGAAAAGTTGGTGGAAAACCGCCAAGCCATGTAA